A window of Xylophilus sp. GW821-FHT01B05 contains these coding sequences:
- a CDS encoding MBL fold metallo-hydrolase, with product MADDDSNSQGSYLPHILRRGTVLATLGCALVAGCSAAGGGDARYASSPQFKDGGFQNMPNPDALPSASAWRIWPRFLFGSKTGTVPVDAIPVRALDRSALDALDATANHVVRLGHSSHLLKLRGKYWLIDPMFSERASPVQWAGPKRFHQPPITLEQLPPIEGVILSHDHYDHLDVATIQYLSKSVQRYFVPLGVRSRLVVMDVPAERVTELDWWQDAEHEGVKLTATPAQHFSGRTLADRDSTLWASWVLQSGEQRIFYSGDSGYFPGFKTIGERFGGFDLALMENGAYDAYWPAVHMTPEQSVQAFEDLRGKVLFSVHNSTFDLAFHTWHDPLDRIADLAQAKQIELATPVIGEVVTVGQARTNVRWWQGLR from the coding sequence ATGGCTGACGACGACTCGAACTCACAGGGCTCCTACCTGCCCCACATCCTGCGCCGGGGCACCGTGCTGGCCACGCTGGGCTGCGCGCTGGTCGCGGGCTGCAGCGCCGCTGGCGGCGGCGACGCGCGCTACGCAAGCTCGCCGCAGTTCAAGGACGGCGGCTTCCAGAACATGCCCAACCCCGACGCGCTGCCTTCGGCCAGCGCCTGGCGCATCTGGCCGCGCTTTCTCTTCGGCAGCAAGACGGGCACGGTGCCGGTCGATGCAATCCCGGTGCGCGCGCTGGACCGCAGTGCGCTCGATGCGCTCGACGCCACGGCCAACCACGTGGTGCGCCTGGGCCATTCATCGCACCTGCTCAAGCTGCGGGGCAAGTACTGGCTGATCGACCCGATGTTCAGCGAGCGCGCCTCGCCCGTGCAATGGGCCGGCCCCAAGCGCTTTCACCAGCCGCCGATCACGCTCGAGCAATTGCCGCCGATCGAAGGCGTGATCCTCTCGCACGACCACTACGACCACCTCGATGTGGCGACCATCCAATACCTGTCGAAGAGCGTGCAGCGCTACTTCGTGCCGCTGGGCGTGCGCTCGCGGCTGGTGGTGATGGACGTGCCGGCCGAGCGCGTGACCGAGCTTGACTGGTGGCAAGACGCCGAACACGAGGGCGTAAAGCTCACCGCCACGCCGGCGCAGCATTTCTCGGGCCGCACGCTGGCCGACCGCGACAGCACGCTGTGGGCCTCGTGGGTGCTGCAAAGCGGCGAGCAGCGCATCTTCTACAGCGGCGACTCAGGCTACTTCCCGGGCTTCAAGACGATTGGCGAGCGCTTTGGCGGCTTTGACCTGGCACTGATGGAAAACGGCGCCTACGACGCCTACTGGCCCGCCGTGCACATGACGCCCGAGCAAAGCGTGCAGGCCTTCGAGGACCTGCGCGGCAAGGTGCTGTTCTCGGTGCACAACAGCACCTTCGACCTGGCCTTCCACACCTGGCACGACCCGCTGGACCGCATCGCCGACCTGGCGCAGGCCAAGCAGATCGAGCTGGCAACGCCGGTCATTGGCGAGGTGGTGACGGTAGGCCAGGCGCGCACCAACGTGCGCTGGTGGCAAGGGCTGCGCTAG
- a CDS encoding LysR family transcriptional regulator, with translation MAKLDLEWLAVFDEVYKTASVSRAAERLGLAQAAASTALNKLRAHFDDRLFSRTARGMQPTPRAQALYPALREVLAQLDAAHSSRSAFVPAQAERSFRICMTDISEIVLLPALLNHLRTAAPQVRIEVEKIGTDSARRLEDGEVDLAVGFMPQLDAGFYQQVLFAQNFVCLAALDHPRIATRLSKAAYARESHVLVTASGTGHAIVDKLLARAGVERQVVLRVPSFLGVARIVAETELIATVPLRFGQVMQTRERIRMLQLPHALPHYEVKQHWHERFHADPGNAWLRRTVVELMGA, from the coding sequence ATGGCGAAGCTCGATCTGGAATGGCTGGCGGTGTTCGACGAGGTCTACAAGACCGCCAGCGTGTCGCGCGCGGCCGAGCGCCTGGGCCTGGCGCAGGCGGCGGCCAGCACGGCGCTGAACAAGCTGCGCGCACACTTCGACGACCGCCTGTTCAGCCGTACCGCGCGCGGCATGCAGCCCACGCCGCGCGCCCAGGCGCTCTACCCGGCGCTGCGCGAGGTGCTGGCGCAGCTGGATGCCGCGCACAGCAGCCGCAGCGCCTTTGTGCCGGCGCAGGCCGAGCGCAGCTTTCGAATCTGCATGACCGACATCAGCGAGATCGTGCTGCTGCCCGCGCTGCTCAACCACCTGCGCACCGCTGCGCCGCAGGTGCGCATCGAGGTCGAGAAGATCGGCACCGACAGCGCGCGCCGCCTGGAAGACGGCGAGGTCGATCTGGCCGTGGGCTTCATGCCGCAGTTGGACGCGGGCTTCTACCAACAGGTGCTGTTTGCGCAGAACTTTGTCTGCCTGGCGGCGCTGGACCACCCGCGCATCGCCACGCGCCTGAGCAAGGCCGCCTACGCGCGCGAAAGCCATGTGCTGGTGACGGCATCCGGCACCGGCCACGCCATCGTCGACAAGCTGCTGGCGCGCGCCGGCGTCGAGCGGCAGGTGGTGCTGCGCGTGCCCAGCTTCTTGGGCGTGGCCCGCATCGTCGCCGAGACCGAGCTGATAGCCACCGTGCCGCTGCGCTTTGGCCAAGTCATGCAGACGCGCGAGCGCATCCGCATGCTGCAGCTACCGCATGCGCTGCCGCATTACGAGGTCAAGCAGCATTGGCATGAGAGGTTTCATGCGGATCCGGGGAATGCGTGGTTGCGTAGGACTGTGGTGGAGTTGATGGGGGCTTGA